Proteins encoded within one genomic window of Amycolatopsis nigrescens CSC17Ta-90:
- a CDS encoding DUF4232 domain-containing protein: MRRLFAVMPLLACAAACTSSPPPPAPPPPPAPTTSIPPTICSEAGFSLTAGPVEPALGHRAAVVTLTNCGTRDLIVSGYPEVAVLDTGRAPMAVTIERGSSYMAMDPGPADHPVAPGAHLLSVLSWSNTVTYGDTATGAFVNVIPVPGEAPQLLAVDSDLGTTGKLTVTAWAPKLKT, from the coding sequence GTGCGCCGTCTGTTCGCCGTCATGCCACTGCTGGCCTGCGCGGCCGCCTGCACCTCGAGCCCGCCGCCACCGGCTCCGCCGCCACCGCCAGCCCCCACGACCAGCATCCCGCCCACGATCTGTTCCGAGGCCGGTTTCTCGCTCACCGCGGGCCCGGTGGAACCCGCGCTGGGCCATCGCGCCGCGGTGGTCACACTGACCAACTGCGGTACCCGCGACCTCATCGTGTCCGGCTATCCGGAGGTCGCGGTGCTTGACACCGGGCGCGCTCCGATGGCCGTCACCATCGAGCGCGGATCGTCCTACATGGCGATGGACCCCGGTCCCGCGGATCATCCGGTCGCGCCCGGTGCGCACCTGCTGTCGGTGCTGTCCTGGTCCAACACGGTTACCTACGGCGATACCGCGACCGGGGCCTTCGTGAACGTCATCCCGGTGCCAGGGGAGGCGCCGCAATTACTGGCGGTGGACTCCGACCTCGGCACCACCGGCAAGCTCACCGTGACTGCCTGGGCGCCAAAGCTGAAGACCTAG
- a CDS encoding SRPBCC family protein — translation MTTSVNFETSIEADPELPTIKIVREFAAPVERVYRAWTDPELVARWLGPKDTPTEIVEWDARTGGHWRHKAFRDGEEIASFYGSFHELRPNERIVQTFTYEGVPDGVSLETMTFEALGDNHTRVTAVSIVYTMDGRDAMIASGMESGVVEGFLALDALLAE, via the coding sequence ATGACCACCAGCGTGAACTTCGAAACCAGCATCGAGGCCGACCCCGAGCTGCCGACCATCAAGATCGTCCGCGAGTTCGCCGCCCCGGTCGAGCGGGTCTACCGCGCCTGGACCGATCCGGAGCTGGTCGCCCGCTGGCTCGGCCCCAAGGACACCCCGACCGAGATCGTCGAGTGGGACGCCCGCACCGGTGGCCACTGGCGCCACAAGGCGTTCCGGGACGGCGAGGAGATCGCCTCGTTCTACGGCTCGTTCCACGAGCTCCGGCCGAACGAGCGCATCGTGCAGACCTTCACCTACGAGGGCGTGCCGGACGGGGTGAGCCTGGAGACCATGACCTTCGAAGCACTGGGCGACAACCACACCCGGGTCACCGCGGTGTCCATTGTGTACACCATGGACGGCCGCGACGCGATGATCGCCAGCGGCATGGAGAGCGGCGTCGTCGAGGGCTTCCTCGCTCTTGACGCCCTATTGGCGGAATAA
- a CDS encoding ArsR/SmtB family transcription factor, which produces MTEDRLSRVFAALGDPTRRDIVARLAVGDATVGQLAESYDVSAQAVSKHLKVLENAGLVSRSRDAQRRPCHLEAEVFDLMTAWIERYRKQAEERFRRLDALLDDLATTESDQRGAAS; this is translated from the coding sequence GTGACCGAAGACCGGCTCTCCCGGGTGTTCGCCGCACTCGGGGATCCGACCCGGCGGGACATCGTGGCCCGGCTCGCGGTCGGGGACGCCACGGTGGGCCAGCTCGCCGAGTCCTACGACGTGTCCGCGCAGGCGGTTTCCAAGCACCTCAAGGTGCTGGAGAACGCCGGCCTGGTCAGTCGCAGCCGGGACGCGCAACGCCGGCCGTGCCACCTGGAAGCGGAGGTTTTCGACCTGATGACCGCCTGGATAGAGCGTTACCGGAAGCAGGCAGAGGAGCGGTTCCGCCGCTTGGACGCCCTGCTCGACGACCTGGCCACGACAGAATCCGATCAGCGAGGAGCAGCATCATGA
- a CDS encoding class F sortase, translating to MKFRLVVAAGIAAATVVLIVLFLQPSPVGPAASPPPAAVLAPAPVPASGDPTAPPSPQPVPPPPPAQTRPPVPIDAAVLPPSKPGTLEVPAIGVRTGPIIDLGLNPDRSLQVPGDAKTTGWYTLGPTPGETGPAVLAGHVDYQHVPGVFHRLRELRPGAEAIVHRGDGSIAVFTVYRVDSYAKSAFPTDAVYGNTAAPELRLITCGGAYDPAARRYLDNVVAYARFSRAYRL from the coding sequence GTGAAGTTCCGCCTGGTGGTGGCCGCGGGTATCGCCGCGGCCACCGTGGTGTTGATCGTGCTGTTCCTGCAGCCGTCCCCGGTTGGGCCTGCGGCCTCACCGCCGCCGGCGGCCGTTCTCGCCCCGGCGCCGGTTCCGGCATCCGGTGATCCCACCGCACCGCCGTCCCCGCAACCGGTGCCGCCTCCGCCGCCGGCGCAGACCCGGCCGCCGGTCCCGATCGACGCCGCGGTACTACCACCGTCCAAGCCGGGCACCCTGGAAGTGCCGGCCATCGGGGTGCGCACCGGCCCGATCATCGACCTCGGCCTCAACCCGGACCGCAGCCTCCAGGTGCCGGGGGACGCCAAGACCACCGGCTGGTACACCCTCGGCCCCACCCCGGGCGAGACCGGTCCCGCGGTGCTGGCCGGGCATGTGGATTACCAGCATGTGCCGGGTGTGTTCCACCGCCTGCGCGAACTGCGGCCCGGCGCGGAGGCGATCGTGCACCGCGGCGATGGCAGCATCGCCGTGTTCACCGTGTACCGGGTGGACAGCTACGCGAAGTCGGCCTTTCCCACCGACGCGGTCTACGGCAACACCGCCGCGCCGGAACTGCGGCTGATCACCTGCGGCGGCGCCTACGATCCGGCCGCCCGCCGCTACCTGGACAACGTGGTGGCCTACGCCCGCTTCAGCCGCGCCTACCGGCTCTAG
- a CDS encoding DUF3558 family protein: MTGTATTSSRVAAALCLGLLLSACGSRAGGKELSGQGSCDLITPGELSGVLGGVFGAGEREGAQCLFASGGGPLPRVSISSGIRTTTQPTGVGVHAKVENTEVDGVAAEQISTRPRGSSCVIDVLLVPEDSGQVFSVTFNGTSDGEESCASAKKVASAILGKLQG, translated from the coding sequence ATGACGGGTACCGCGACGACCTCATCGCGGGTGGCCGCCGCGCTCTGCCTTGGTTTGTTGCTTTCGGCCTGCGGTTCACGCGCCGGCGGCAAGGAACTTTCCGGGCAGGGTTCGTGTGACCTCATCACCCCCGGCGAGCTGTCCGGCGTGCTGGGCGGTGTTTTCGGTGCCGGGGAACGGGAAGGCGCGCAGTGCCTGTTCGCATCGGGTGGCGGGCCGCTGCCGCGGGTGTCCATTTCCTCGGGTATCCGGACCACCACGCAGCCGACCGGGGTCGGCGTGCATGCGAAGGTCGAAAACACCGAAGTGGACGGGGTCGCGGCCGAACAGATCTCCACCCGGCCTCGCGGCAGTTCATGCGTGATCGACGTGCTGCTGGTGCCGGAGGATTCCGGGCAGGTATTCAGTGTCACCTTCAACGGGACGTCCGACGGCGAAGAATCCTGCGCCTCCGCGAAGAAGGTCGCGTCCGCGATTCTCGGGAAGCTCCAGGGCTGA
- a CDS encoding cytochrome P450 has protein sequence MLDAPHLDVDPFTPVDRGIAEPDPVRAALRAAGPLVRVNAPAGGHAWIVTEEVLAREVFVHPQIVKDPACAPLEWDPRTAGLERTAAEQPSLTTFDGPEHQRLRQAHAPLLNAGRIREFSPRVHAIARELLTGCGDAVDLMADFTTRFPLAVLFDLLGISLEHIDQAAGACRLMLSGEPGDQGRAIGELAALAASGLRADGQGFAAELRDRMSAETTEEQLHYHLFALIFAGQLTTDGALGFLLARILDGDSGQGSLDELVRDTLRRHPPAPFTLWRYTTTELELAGMRLPARAPVLVDIQDINTRPGRPAGPDLTFGAGAHYCVGAQLAQLELRAVATVLRTDFPRARLTVPFAELRQTSIGGIQGPRLTTLPATLR, from the coding sequence ATGCTGGACGCGCCCCACCTCGACGTCGACCCGTTCACCCCGGTCGACCGCGGCATCGCCGAGCCCGATCCGGTCCGCGCCGCCCTGCGCGCGGCCGGGCCGCTGGTGCGGGTGAACGCCCCGGCCGGTGGCCACGCGTGGATCGTGACCGAGGAGGTACTGGCCCGCGAGGTCTTCGTGCATCCCCAGATCGTCAAAGACCCCGCGTGCGCGCCACTCGAGTGGGATCCGCGCACGGCGGGCCTCGAGCGGACCGCCGCCGAGCAGCCGTCGCTGACCACCTTCGACGGCCCGGAACACCAGCGGCTGCGGCAGGCGCACGCCCCGCTGCTCAACGCCGGCCGCATCCGCGAGTTCTCCCCGAGGGTGCACGCGATCGCCAGGGAACTGCTCACCGGCTGCGGTGACGCTGTGGACCTGATGGCCGATTTCACCACCCGGTTTCCGCTCGCCGTGCTGTTCGACCTGCTCGGTATTTCGCTGGAGCACATCGACCAGGCCGCCGGCGCCTGCCGGCTGATGCTCAGCGGTGAGCCGGGGGACCAGGGCAGGGCGATCGGCGAACTGGCGGCGCTCGCGGCCTCCGGACTCCGCGCCGACGGCCAGGGCTTCGCCGCCGAGCTGCGCGACCGGATGTCCGCGGAAACCACCGAAGAGCAGTTGCACTACCACCTGTTCGCACTGATCTTCGCCGGCCAGCTCACCACCGACGGCGCCCTCGGCTTCCTGCTCGCACGCATCCTCGACGGCGATTCCGGTCAGGGCTCGCTCGACGAGCTGGTTCGCGACACGCTCCGGCGGCACCCGCCCGCGCCCTTCACGCTCTGGCGGTACACCACCACCGAACTCGAGCTGGCCGGCATGCGGCTGCCGGCCAGGGCGCCCGTGCTGGTCGACATCCAGGACATCAACACCCGGCCCGGCCGCCCTGCCGGTCCCGACCTGACCTTCGGCGCCGGAGCGCACTACTGCGTCGGCGCCCAGCTCGCCCAACTGGAACTGCGCGCGGTGGCCACCGTGCTGCGCACCGACTTCCCCCGCGCCCGCCTCACCGTCCCCTTCGCCGAACTCCGGCAGACCAGCATCGGCGGCATCCAAGGCCCCCGCCTCACCACCCTCCCCGCCACCCTGCGCTAA
- a CDS encoding Gfo/Idh/MocA family protein, with product MTHRIALVGTGTMGSLHARVLSQNERVTLSRVIDPREDAGRAVADRFDSKWTPEIGSLSDVDAVVLASATEVHHQLALEILEQGKPLLVEKPVSNSLPKSEEIVELSAAKDVPLMCGLLERYNPAVMTARALVNEPVHLMARRHGPYAPRIKTGVSWDLLVHDVDIAIQFFGGLSPSRVTSSAGYFHPSSVEGAEDTIETVLSFPSGLATVSASRLGQRKVRSLVVSELDRLIEIDLLRRDVTIYRHVSHDAASADGLGYRQQTVIEIPELVSAREPLATQLDRFVDLLEGKVDATEERDSILPSHRVVASVLTQASTPA from the coding sequence GTGACGCATCGCATCGCCCTGGTCGGCACCGGCACCATGGGCTCGCTGCACGCCAGGGTCCTCTCGCAGAACGAGCGGGTCACCCTGTCCAGGGTCATCGACCCGCGCGAGGACGCCGGGCGCGCGGTGGCCGACCGCTTCGACTCGAAGTGGACCCCCGAGATCGGCTCACTGTCCGATGTGGACGCAGTGGTGCTCGCTTCGGCCACCGAGGTGCACCACCAACTCGCGCTGGAGATCCTCGAGCAGGGCAAGCCGCTGCTGGTGGAGAAGCCGGTCTCGAACAGCCTGCCGAAGTCGGAGGAGATCGTCGAGCTGTCCGCGGCCAAGGACGTGCCGCTGATGTGCGGGCTGCTGGAGCGCTACAACCCGGCCGTGATGACGGCCCGCGCGCTGGTCAACGAGCCGGTGCACCTGATGGCACGGCGGCACGGCCCGTACGCGCCGCGGATCAAGACCGGGGTCTCCTGGGACCTGCTGGTGCACGACGTGGACATCGCGATCCAGTTCTTCGGCGGGCTCAGCCCGTCGCGGGTGACCTCCAGCGCGGGCTACTTCCACCCGTCGTCGGTCGAAGGCGCCGAGGACACCATCGAAACGGTGCTCTCGTTCCCCAGCGGGCTGGCCACCGTTTCGGCTTCGCGGCTGGGACAGCGCAAGGTCCGCTCGCTGGTGGTGTCCGAACTGGACCGGCTGATCGAGATCGACCTGCTGCGCCGCGACGTCACGATCTACCGCCACGTGTCGCACGACGCGGCCAGCGCGGACGGTCTCGGCTACCGGCAGCAGACCGTGATCGAGATCCCGGAGCTGGTCTCCGCCCGCGAGCCGCTGGCCACCCAGCTGGACCGCTTCGTCGACCTGCTGGAAGGCAAGGTGGACGCGACCGAGGAACGCGACTCGATCCTGCCGTCACACCGCGTGGTCGCCAGCGTGCTCACCCAGGCCTCCACCCCCGCCTGA
- a CDS encoding MarR family winged helix-turn-helix transcriptional regulator, whose protein sequence is MEEAPPPGEVAERSVRLLDGLRAFGANYTEFTGRFAISLGLHATDATALMEILYAEDKGAPLSPTRLSERLSLTTGATTNLLNRLERLGHIVRTREHADRRLVTLRSSARIETPAREFFGPLNENLQALVAQYPAEQLAQFEDFLRRLQTSMNELLTEQ, encoded by the coding sequence ATGGAGGAGGCACCGCCGCCCGGCGAGGTCGCCGAGCGCAGCGTCCGGCTGCTCGACGGGCTCCGGGCCTTCGGGGCGAACTACACCGAGTTCACCGGCCGCTTCGCGATCTCACTGGGACTGCACGCGACCGACGCGACGGCCCTGATGGAGATCCTGTACGCCGAGGACAAGGGCGCGCCGCTGTCCCCGACCCGCCTCAGCGAACGCCTTTCGCTGACCACCGGCGCCACCACGAACCTGCTGAACCGCCTCGAACGCCTCGGGCACATCGTCCGCACCCGCGAGCACGCCGACCGGCGCCTGGTGACCCTGCGCAGCAGCGCACGCATCGAAACACCCGCGCGCGAGTTCTTCGGGCCGCTCAACGAGAACCTGCAGGCACTGGTGGCCCAGTACCCCGCCGAGCAGCTAGCACAGTTCGAGGACTTCCTCCGGCGGTTGCAGACGTCCATGAACGAACTGCTCACCGAACAATAA
- a CDS encoding DegT/DnrJ/EryC1/StrS family aminotransferase, translated as MIPITVVDVRDAEPLVLEVLRSGAIAQGPMVKRFEEAFAAVSGTKHAVAVNNGTTALVASLQALGLEPGDEVITSPFTFVATLNAILEAGATVRFADIRRDDFALDPDAVAAAIGPRTKVLMPVHLYGQTADMGKLAPLAAEHGLHLVEDSAQAVGASFDGKRAGSFGTGCFSLYATKNITTAEGGVITTDDDVLADRLRVLRNQGMRARYQYELAGHNYRMTDLHAAVGIPQLEKLDKLTAARQHNAQRLSEGLAGTPGLETPAVLPGREHVWHQYTVLVGPHAMLSRDELAAALTERGIGNGVYYPKIVFDYECYQGHPLIPGASTSDFPVAAAVASQALSLPVHPALSESDVDTVIAAVREVLGA; from the coding sequence ATGATACCCATAACCGTGGTCGATGTCCGCGATGCGGAGCCCCTGGTCCTCGAGGTGCTGCGATCCGGCGCCATCGCACAAGGACCGATGGTCAAACGCTTCGAAGAGGCCTTCGCAGCCGTCTCCGGCACAAAGCACGCCGTGGCGGTGAACAACGGCACGACCGCGCTGGTCGCCTCCCTGCAGGCACTCGGCCTGGAGCCGGGTGACGAGGTGATCACTTCGCCGTTCACCTTCGTCGCGACGCTGAACGCCATCCTGGAAGCGGGCGCCACGGTGCGCTTCGCGGACATCCGGCGGGACGACTTCGCGCTCGACCCGGACGCGGTGGCCGCCGCGATCGGCCCGCGGACCAAGGTGCTGATGCCGGTGCACCTCTACGGCCAGACCGCGGACATGGGCAAACTCGCTCCGCTGGCCGCAGAGCACGGGCTGCACCTGGTGGAGGACTCCGCGCAGGCCGTCGGCGCGTCCTTCGACGGGAAGCGGGCGGGTTCGTTCGGGACCGGCTGCTTCTCCTTGTACGCCACCAAGAACATCACCACCGCCGAGGGCGGCGTGATCACCACCGACGACGACGTGCTGGCGGACCGGCTGCGCGTGCTGCGCAACCAGGGCATGCGCGCCCGCTACCAGTACGAGCTGGCCGGGCACAACTACCGGATGACCGACCTGCACGCCGCGGTCGGCATCCCGCAGCTGGAGAAGCTGGACAAGCTGACCGCCGCCCGCCAGCACAACGCGCAGCGGCTGTCCGAGGGCCTGGCCGGCACACCCGGCCTGGAGACCCCGGCCGTGCTGCCCGGCCGCGAGCACGTCTGGCATCAGTACACCGTGCTGGTCGGCCCGCACGCGATGCTGTCGCGCGACGAGCTCGCCGCAGCGCTCACCGAGCGCGGCATCGGCAACGGCGTGTACTACCCGAAGATCGTCTTCGATTACGAGTGCTACCAGGGTCACCCGCTGATCCCCGGTGCGTCCACTTCGGACTTCCCGGTGGCCGCGGCGGTCGCTTCGCAGGCACTTTCCCTGCCTGTCCACCCAGCGCTCTCGGAGTCCGATGTGGACACCGTGATCGCCGCAGTCAGGGAGGTACTGGGCGCGTGA